GCTTCAGTTTCGAAGCTACAACGCGCAGGCCAGCTTTTTCGAAACGAGTGGTGATCTCGCCGATAACGTTTTTTGCAACAGCGTCAGGCTTGATGATGGAGAAAGTACGTTGAACAGCCATGGTGTAACTCCAGAAACGGTAATTTGCGAAAAATTAAACCCGCGAATTATACGCGGGTTCTTGGGTATTGCCTAACTGCGTACGGCGCAGACTCAGTCTGCTTCTTCGATCCAGGCGGCCTGAATGGCTTCAAGCACCTTCTCGCCACCGCGGGTCGGATCATCACTGAACTCCGGCAATGCCAGCACCCATTTGTGCAGATCGACGAAGTTCACGTAACGCGGGTCCACATCTGGCTTGGTTTCAGCCAGCTGGATCGCGATTTCAAGCACATCAACCCATTTCAGACTCATGTCGATTCCTTGAATCAGTGCGGCGCTTCGGCTGCATGGTTGAGCGAGTATTTCGGAATTTCGACGGTCAGGTCTTCAGTCCCGACGATCGCCTGACAGCCTAGACGCGATTGCGCTTCCAGACCCCAGGCCCGATCAAGAAAGTCTTCTTCCAGCTCATCCGCCTCTTCCAGCGAATCAAAACCTTCGCGGATGATGCAATGGCAGGTAGTGCAGGCGCAGACGCCGCCACAGGCGCTTTCCATCTCGATATGGTGTTCGTGGGCCAGTTCGAGAATGGAAATACCGGGCTCAGCCTCTACAACCATGCCTTCCGGGCAGAACTTCTCGTGTGGCAGAAAAATGACCTGCGGCATCAGTTATCCTCGATTTCATTCAGGTTGCGCCCCGCCAGAGCGGCTTTCACCGTCGAATTCAGGCGGCGGGCAGCAAAGGCATCGGTCACCTGCGACAAACGCTTGGTCTGCTGCTCGATGGCGTAACCATCGGTGCCTTTCATCAATTCGGTCAGTTCCTGCATCTGCAATTCGATGACCATGCGCTCTTCGGCGTCGAGCAGGCGTTCGCCGTCAACTTCCAGAGCGCCCTGCACCGCCTCGATCAGGCGCTGGGCATCGACTTGCTGCTCACGCAATACGCGGGCGACTTTGTCGTCGTTGGCATGCTGGAACGAATCCTTGAGCATTTTGGCAATTTCGCCGTCGGTCAGGCCGTAGGACGGTTTGACCTGGATGCTGGCTTCGACGCCCGAACCCAATTCGCGGGCCGAGACACTGAGCAGACCGTCGGCGTCGACCTGGAAGGTCACGCGAATCTTCGCCGCGCCGGCCACCATCGCCGGAATACCACGCAATTCGAAGCGCGCCAGGGAGCGGCAGTCGCTGATCAACTCACGCTCGCCCTGCAATACATGAATCGCCATGGCCGACTGGCCATCTTTATAAGTCGTGAAGTCCTGGGCCCGGGCGACGGGGATGGTGGTGTTGCGTGGAATCACCTTCTCCATCAGGCCGCCCATGGTTTCCAGCCCCAGGGACAACGGAATCACGTCGAGCAACAGCAGCTCGCCGCCGTCACGCTTGTTGCCGGCCAGGGTATCGGCCTGGATCGCGGCACCGATGGCCACGACTTGGTCCGGATCGATTTCAGTCAGCGGTTCGCGACCGAAGGCGTGCGCAACGGCTTCGCGGACGCGAGGCACGCGCGTCGAGCCGCCGACCATGACCACGGCGTGTACGTCTTCCAGCTCGACGCCGGAATCACGCACCGCGCGGCGGCAGGCTTTCAGGCTGCGAGCAACCATCGGCTCGATCAGCGCATTGAAGGCTTCACGGGTCAACTCGGCCTTCCAGTCGCCATAAGCAACTTCGACGGACGAGCAATGGGTCAGGGCTTCTTTGGCCGCACACGCGGTTTGCAGCAGATTACGTTGCGTACCCGGATCGAGGTCGGCCGACAAACCGGCGCTCTCGATGATCCAGCCAGCAATAGCATGGTCAAAGTCATCGCCACCCAGGGCGCTGTCGCCCCCGGTAGCCAGCACTTCGAAGACACCGCCGGTCAGGCGCAGAATCGAAATATCGAAGGTGCCGCCGCCCAGGTCATAAATCGCGACCAGGCCTTCGGCGTGCTGATCCAGACCATATGCGACCGCGGCGGCGGTTGGCTCATTGAGCAAACGCAGCACGTTCAGACCGGCCAGCTTGGCCGCATCCTTGGTGGCTTGACGCTGGGCATCATCGAAATAGGCCGGAACGGTAATCACTGCGCCAACCAATTCGCCACCCAAAGTCGCTTCAGCGCGCTGACGCAGTACCTTGAGGATATCGGCGGAGACTTCGACCGGGCTTTTCGGGCCTTGCACCGTGTCGATGAACGGCATGTGCGATTCGCCGTCGACAAAACGGTACGGCAGCTGATCGCCCAATTGCTTGACGTCGGACAGACCACGACCCATCAAGCGCTTGACCGACAGCACAGTATTCAAAGGATCGGAGGCGGCAGCCAGTTTGGCCGACTCGCCAACTTCGACGCGATCGGCGTGATAACGCACGGCAGACGGCAGGATGACCTGCCCTTGCGCGTCGGCCAGAGGCTCGGAAAGACCACTGCGCAACGCAGCGACCAGCGAATTGGTAGTGCCCAAGTCGATCCCCACAGCCAGACGACGCTGGTGCGGTTGAGGACTTTGGCCGGGTTCGGCGATCTGCAGTAGGGCCATCGTGATCAGGACTTATCTGTATATCAGGCGTGCGACCGGAGCGGCACTGGGTTAATCGTCGAGGCGCTCTTCTAACTGGCGCACTTCGTAGGTGAGCTTGTCGAGGAACTGCATGCGCCGCATCAGGCGTTCGGCCTGCTCACGTTGCGCAGCATCATTCCAACAGGCTGCGAAGCTTTCGTTCAGTTCATCCTGCGCAGTCTTCAGGCGACGCTTGAACACTGCGACACCCGCCAGGTCGGCGCTGTCTTGCAGGTCTTCGAGCTCTTCACGCAGCTCCATCTGCTGCAGAAGAAACTCCGGATCATGCACCGTGACCTCCAGCGGCAGCTCGCGACCGCCCATGGCGAGCAAATATCGCGCGCGTTTGGGGGGGCTTTTGAGCGTCTGGTAGGCCTCGTTGAGGCTCGCGGATTGCTCGAGCGCCAGCCGCTGCTCACGCTCGGAAGCGTCGGCAAAGCGGTCCGGATGAACACCGCGCGCCAACTCACGGTAGCGCGTGGCCAGCTGATCGAGATCCAGATTGAAACTCGGTCGCAGCTCAAATAAAGCGAAATGACAAGGAGTACCCACAAGAAGCCTCAGATGTTGAAGCTTTCGCCGCAGCCACATTCACCGCGTACGTTGGGATTGTTGAACTTGAAGCCTTCGTTCAACCCTTCCTTGACGAAATCGAGTTCGGTGCCGTCCAGGTAGGCCAGGCTTTTCGGGTCGATGATCACTTTCTCGCCGTGACTTTCGAACACTTGATCCTCTGCCACCACCTCGTCGACAAACTCCAGCACGTAGGCAAGGCCGGAACAGCCTGTGGTGCGAACACCCAGACGAATCCCTTCACCTTTGCCGCGCCCGTTGAGGGAGCGTCGCACGTGTTGAGCAGCCGCTTCTGTCATGCTGATAGCCATCGGTGACTCCTTACTCGTCGCCAAATCTTGAAAGTCAGATCAAGCCTTTCTTCTGCTTGTAGTCGCGAACGGCCGCTTTGATAGCGTCTTCAGCGAGTACGGAGCAGTGAATTTTCACTGGCGGCAGGGCCAGTTCTTCGGCCAGCTGGGTGTTCTTGATGGTCTCTGCTTCATCCAGAGTCTTGCCTTTCATCCACTCGGTCGCCAGGGAGCTGGAGGCGATCGCCGAACCGCAACCGTAAGTCTTGAACTTGGCGTCTTCGATGATGCCTTGCTCGTTGACCTTGATCTGCAGGCGCATCACGTCGCCGCACGCCGGAGCGCCGACCATGCCGGTGCCGACATCAGGATCTTCCGCGTCCATCTTGCCGACGTTGCGCGGGTTCTCGTAGTGGTCGATGACCTTTTCGCTGTAAGCCATGATTCTTAATCCTCACTCATCAGGAGTCGCTCTTGAAGCCCTGCCAATCGTGGATTCGCAGGGCCCGGTTGCGGCGACTTGAATATCAGTGCGCCGCCCACTCGATTTTCGAAATGTCGACGCCATCTTTGTACATGTCCCACAGCGGCGAGAGAGTGCGCAGCTTGGTAACGGCCTCGCAGACTTTCTGCGCGGCGTAGTCGATTTCTTCTTCGGTGGTGAAGCGGCCGAAGGTGAAGCGAATCGAGCTGTGTGCCAGTTCGTCGTTGCGGCCCAAGGCGCGCAGGACATACGAAGGCTCAAGCGAGGCCGAGGTGCAGGCCGAACCGGACGAAACCGCCAGATCCTTGAGCGCCATAATCAGCGACTCGCCTTCAACGTAGTTGAAGCTCAGGTTCAGGTTATGCGGTACGCGGGCGGTCATGCTGCCATTGACGTACAGCTCTTCCAGGCCTTCAACCTGCTTGAAGAAACGGTCGCTCAAGGCTTTGATGCGGACGTTCTCGGCAGCCATGTCTTCCTTGGCTACACGGAAAGCTTCACCCATGCCAACAATCTGGTGGGTCGCCAGGGTGCCGGAACGCATGCCACGTTCGTGACCGCCGCCGTGCATGGTCGCTTCGATGCGAACACGCGGCTTGCGGCTGACGTACAACGCGCCGATGCCTTTAGGGCCGTAGGTCTTGTGGGCAGAGAACGACATCATGTCGACTTTCAGTTTCGACAGGTCGATCTCGACCTTGCCGGTGGACTGAGCAGCGTCAACGTGGAACAGAATACCCTTGGAGCGGGTCAGTTCGCCGATGGCTGCGATGTCGTTGATGGTGCCGATTTCGTTGTTCACATGCATGATCGACACCAGGATGGTGTCGTCGCGCAGGGCAGCTTCGACCATCTCTGGCGTGACCAGACCATCTTCGCGAGGATCGAGGTAGGTCACTTCGAAACCTTCACGCTCCAGTTGGCGCATGGTGTCGAGGACAGCCTTGTGCTCAATCTTGGTGGTGATCAGATGCTTGCCTTTGGTGGAGTAGAAATGCGCCGCACCCTTGATTGCCAGGTTGTCGGACTCGGTGGCACCGGAGGTCCAGACGATTTCACGCGGGTCGGCGTTAACCAGGTCAGCGACCTGACGACGAGCGTTCTCGACAGACTCTTCAGCTTTCCAGCCGAATACGTGGGAACGGGACGCCGGGTTACCGAAGTTTCCGTCGACCAACAGGCATTCACTCATCTTTTGCGCGACACGTGGATCAACCGGGGTCGTCGCAGAGTAATCAAGGTAAATCGGCAATTTCATGGACTATCTCCTAAATCAGGCTGGCTGGCGTGCCGCTAGCTCTTTGGCTGTCATTCGACGGCGGACGCTTCAATCTTGTCCAGGCGTGGCGCCTTGCTGTTGCAACGACGCTGGTCCTGACGCTGGGCTACTTCTTGTACCTCACGGCGAGTGACAAGATCAGCCAAGCTGATACCGCTCAGAAATTCGTGAATCTGCAGGCTCAGATCGCACCACAAGTGGTGAGTCAGGCAGGTGTCGCCTTGATGGCAATCGCCCTGGCCCTGGCACTTGGTAGCATCGACCGATTCGTTTACCGCATCGATTACCTGGGCGACCTGGATGCCCTGCATGTCGCGGGACAGCTGGTAGCCGCCGCCCGGGCCACGGACGCTGGAGACCAGATTGCTGCGGCGCAATTTGGCGAACAGCTGTTCGAGGTAGGACAGGGAGATGCCTTGGCGCTCGGAGATATCGGCCAGGGACACCGGCCCGTGCTGCGCGTGCAATGCCAGATCAAGCATGGCGGTCACGGCGTATCGGCCTTTTGTAGTCAGTCGCATGGACAATTACCACGGAGTTCGGAATGGGGCGAGTATGCAATTCCCGAGTATTTAAGTCAACTATAAGACCTAGTGCTTTACTCAGGTTTACCCGCAAACGAGCGCGCGCATCATAACAAAGGCCGGCCATGTACAGCCAGCAATTGCACGTTATCGTTGCACGACCTAGCTGGCCTGGCTCTGATCCTTGTCCTTCACACAGGCAAAGTCTTCTTCGCGCAGCTCAGGCAGATCTTTCGCACAGTAATTGCTACCCAGGTCCTTCAGCGCCCCGCACATCCCTTCAAGCCGACCATCTACAGCCTGCAGATGATCGAGCAATTGGTTAATGGCTCGGGCCACCGGGTCTGGCATGTCTTCGCCAACACCATAGGCATCGAAACCGATTTTCTCGGCCATGGCCTTGCGCCTGGCATCCTGCTCATCGTCGGACTTGACGATGATCCGCCCTGGAATCCCCACCACTGTTGCCCCGGGTGGAACCGCCTTGGTGACCACGGCATTGGAACCCACCTTGGCCCCGGCACCCACCGTAAACGGACCGAGCACCTTGGCGCCCGCCCCGACCACCACGCCGTCTTCCAGAGTCGGGTGACGCTTGCCCTTGTTCCAGCTGGTGCCGCCAAGGGTCACGCCTTGATACAGGGTGACGTCGTCGCCGATCTCGGCGGTCTCACCAATAACGATGCCCATGCCATGGTCGATAAAGAAGCGACGACCAACCTTGGCACCCGGATGAATCTCGATCCCGGTCAACCAGCGACCGAAGTTCGACACCATCCGCGCCAGCCATTTCCAGCCCATACCCCACAACGCTGACGACAGGCGATGGATCCAGATGGCATGCATGCCCGGGTAGCACGTCAGAACCTCAAAAGCATTGCGCGCCGCCGGGTCACGATGGAAAACACTTTGGATATCTTCACGCAAACGCTCGAACATCATTAATCCTTCCGTTTTAGAAGCTCGCCACGGGCCGCTTTCTGGGTTTCCGTGAGGATGCCACGCAATATATTCATTTCCGCCCGACTGACCGAGCTGCGCCCGTACAACCGGCGAAGGCGCGCCATCAAGTGCCGTGGCTTTTCCGGGTCGAGGAATTCGATGGCCACCAGGGTTTGCTCCAGGTGCTCATAGAATCGCTCCAGCTCATCCATGGTCGCCAGCTCACCACTTTTGGTGGACGCCACTTCTTCCTTCTCGACCTTGCTCGGCTGACCTGCAGCCGCCAGCCAGGACATGCGCACTTCATAGCTCAACACCTGCACCGCCGCCCCAAGATTCAACGAACTGAACTCAGGGTCTGATGGGATGTGCACGTGATAATGACATCGCTGCAGCTCTTCGTTGGTCAGGCCGGAGTCTTCACGACCGAACACCAATGCGATCTCGGCACCCTGCTCCGCCTCCTCGACCACCTTTACACCGCATTCGCGGGGATCGAGCAATGGCCAGGGAATACGACGATCACGGGCACTGGTACCGAGCACCAGATTGCAGCCGACCAAGGCATCTTCCAGAGTGGCGACGACCTGAGCGTTTTCAAGGATGTCACCCGCGCCGGACGCACGCGCATCGGCCTCGTGATGCGGGAACAACCGCGGCTCGACCAGCACCAGCCGCGACAGCCCCATGTTCTTCATGGCACGCGCAGCCCCGCCGATATTTCCGGGGTGGCTGGTATTGACCAGGACGACACGAATGTTTTGCAGCAAGGGAGGCGCTCTCGAACACTTTAATAGGGAGCAGAATCTTACAGCTCTACCTACCGTTAAGCTATGAAAGCGAACACCGACCTTCACCTGTAGAAACTTTCTGATAGAATGCCCGGCTTTCTTTAACAACCTTAGGTGACACATCCATGCAGCCCATGCTGAATATCGCGCTGCGCGCCGCCCGCAGCGCCAGTGAATTGATTTTCCGCTCCATCGAGCGCCTGGATACCATCAAGGTCGACGAAAAAGACGCCAAGGATTACGTATCCGAGGTGGATCGCGCCGCCGAACAGAAAATCATCGATGCGCTGCGCAAGGCCTACCCTAATCACTCGATCATGGGTGAAGAAACCGGCATGCACGCCGGTAGCGGCATCGAAGGCGAAGAATACCTGTGGATCATCGATCCGCTGGACGGCACCACCAACTTCCTGCGCGGTATTCCTCACTTCGCTGTCAGCATTGCCTGCAAATACCGTGGCCGCCTGGAGCACGCTGTTGTTCTGGACCCGGTTCGCCAGGAAGAATTCACCGCCAGCCGTGGTCGCGGCGCCCAACTGAACGGTCGTCGCCTGCGCGTCAGCGGCCGCACCAGCCTGGACGGCGCCCTGCTGGGTACCGGCTTCCCGTTCCGCGACGACCAGATGGACAACCTCGACAACTACCTGGGTATGTTCCGCGCCCTGGTTGGCCAGACCGCCGGCATCCGCCGCGCTGGCGCAGCGAGCCTGGACTTGGCCTACGTGGCTGCCGGCCGTTTCGATGCTTTCTGGGAATCGGGCCTGTCCGAGTGGGACATGGCTGCAGGCGCCCTGCTGATCCAGGAAGCTGGCGGCCTGGTGAGCGACTTCACCGGCGGTCACGACTTCCTTGAGAAAGGCCACATCGTCGCCGGCAACACCAAGTGCTTCAAAGCAGTACTGACGGCGATCCAGCCGCACCTGCCGGCTTCGCTGAAGCGCTAAACGCAAAAGCACCTCAAGAAAACGCCCCGACTTGTTCGGGGCGTTTTTTTGTGTGCAGAAAAAATCCCCCAACGTCGCACTGACTGACCGGCATTGATCGACCGCCTTTTAGATGCACCCATAACGAAAAATGCCCCGTATCTTTCGATACGAGGCATTTTCTTGAATCACCAACCTGAACAGGCTGGCGATTCGGCATCGGAAGCTGGACTTAAGCCAGTTTTTCCTTGATGCGAGCTGCTTTACCGGACAGATCACGCAGGTAGTACAGCTTGGCTTTACGCACGTCACCGCGACGCTTAACGGCCATGCTGTCGATTTGCGGGCTGTAGGTCTGGAAAGTACGCTCTACGCCAACACCGTTGGAGATTTTACGAACGGTGAAAGCACTGTTTACGCCGCGGTTACGCTTGGCGATAACGACGCCTTCGAACGCTTGCAGACGCGAACGATCGCCTTCCTTCACTTTCACCTGAACGACAATGGTGTCGCCCGGGGCAAAGGTAGGGATCTCTTTGGTCATCTGCTCTGCTTCGAGTGCAAGGATGATTTTGTTAGTCATGCTGTGCTCCTAAGGTAGATCGTCGGATCTACCATCGATACGTTGTTAACTATCGTCCCGCTCGCGGATGTATTCCTCGAGCAGCTTCTTCTCTTCTCCAGAAAGCGAGCGGCTTTCCAGAAGATCGGCGCGTCGTTCAAAGGTCCTACCAAGGGACTGCTGTAAACGCCAACGCCGGATGTGCGCGTGATTGCCACTTAGCAATACGTCGGGAACACGCTGATCCGCATACACCTCCGGTCGGGTGTAGTGCGGGCAATCCAGCAAACCATCCGTAAAGGAATCTTCCTCGGCGGAGTCCGCATGCCCTAAAGCTCCAGGCAGCAGTCGTGTAACCGCATCGATCAGGACCATCGCCGGCAGCTCGCCGCCAGACAGTACATAGTCGCCAATCGACCACTCTTCATCGACATGAGCATCAATAAAACGCTCGTCAATGCCTTCATAGCGGCCGGCAATCAGGATCAATGCATCCAGATTCGCCAACTCGCGCACCGCCGACTGAGTCAGTTGACGGCCTTGGGGGGACAGGTAAATTACCTTCGCCGCCTCCCCGACTGCTGCCTTGGCCTGAACCAGAGCATCTTCCAGGGGCTTGATCTTCATCACCATGCCCGGACCACCGCCAAATGGGCGATCGTCCACAGTGTGATGTCGATCCGTCGTGTAGTCTCGCGGATTCCAACAGGTGAGCTGTAACAGCCCCTGCTTCACCGCACGACTGGTGATGCCGTACTCGCTGATGGCGGAGAACATCTCGGGAAACAAACTGATCACTTCTACGCGCAGGTTAGCCACGTTTAGAAGTCCGCATCCCATTCCACCTTCATCTCGCCCGCGGCAAGGCCGACAGCCAACACGCATTGCTCCGTATAGGGCAACAGGCGTTCGCGATCATCCAGGCTGCCAGCGCAAGGCTTGACCACCATTACATCATTGGCGCCGGTTTCCAGAAGATGATCGATTTTCCCGAGCAATTGCCCGAGTTGATCAATAACCTTCAGACCTTCCAGCTGGTACCAGTAGTACTCGCCGTCAGTCAATTCAGGGAACAGGTTGCGCGGCACACAGATCTCATAACCAGCCAGAAGACGTGCTTCTTCACGATCATCAAGACCCTTGAGCTTTGCGACCAGGAACTTGTCGTTCCCACGCCCGCTGACCAGCTCGACCTGTTTCACGTTGCCTTCGCGCTTGAGCGTCCAGGTTTTGTACTGCAACAGGTTTTCAGTCGGATCAGTAAAGGAATACACCTTCACTTCGCCGCGAACGCCATGAACCGAATAAATTTTGCCGATAACGATCAAATCATCAGCAACAGCT
The window above is part of the Pseudomonas sp. B21-048 genome. Proteins encoded here:
- the trmD gene encoding tRNA (guanosine(37)-N1)-methyltransferase TrmD — translated: MGCGLLNVANLRVEVISLFPEMFSAISEYGITSRAVKQGLLQLTCWNPRDYTTDRHHTVDDRPFGGGPGMVMKIKPLEDALVQAKAAVGEAAKVIYLSPQGRQLTQSAVRELANLDALILIAGRYEGIDERFIDAHVDEEWSIGDYVLSGGELPAMVLIDAVTRLLPGALGHADSAEEDSFTDGLLDCPHYTRPEVYADQRVPDVLLSGNHAHIRRWRLQQSLGRTFERRADLLESRSLSGEEKKLLEEYIRERDDS
- the suhB gene encoding inositol-phosphate phosphatase, giving the protein MQPMLNIALRAARSASELIFRSIERLDTIKVDEKDAKDYVSEVDRAAEQKIIDALRKAYPNHSIMGEETGMHAGSGIEGEEYLWIIDPLDGTTNFLRGIPHFAVSIACKYRGRLEHAVVLDPVRQEEFTASRGRGAQLNGRRLRVSGRTSLDGALLGTGFPFRDDQMDNLDNYLGMFRALVGQTAGIRRAGAASLDLAYVAAGRFDAFWESGLSEWDMAAGALLIQEAGGLVSDFTGGHDFLEKGHIVAGNTKCFKAVLTAIQPHLPASLKR
- the rplS gene encoding 50S ribosomal protein L19 yields the protein MTNKIILALEAEQMTKEIPTFAPGDTIVVQVKVKEGDRSRLQAFEGVVIAKRNRGVNSAFTVRKISNGVGVERTFQTYSPQIDSMAVKRRGDVRKAKLYYLRDLSGKAARIKEKLA
- the iscX gene encoding Fe-S cluster assembly protein IscX, with product MSLKWVDVLEIAIQLAETKPDVDPRYVNFVDLHKWVLALPEFSDDPTRGGEKVLEAIQAAWIEEAD
- the cysE gene encoding serine O-acetyltransferase — protein: MFERLREDIQSVFHRDPAARNAFEVLTCYPGMHAIWIHRLSSALWGMGWKWLARMVSNFGRWLTGIEIHPGAKVGRRFFIDHGMGIVIGETAEIGDDVTLYQGVTLGGTSWNKGKRHPTLEDGVVVGAGAKVLGPFTVGAGAKVGSNAVVTKAVPPGATVVGIPGRIIVKSDDEQDARRKAMAEKIGFDAYGVGEDMPDPVARAINQLLDHLQAVDGRLEGMCGALKDLGSNYCAKDLPELREEDFACVKDKDQSQAS
- the hscB gene encoding co-chaperone HscB, with translation MGTPCHFALFELRPSFNLDLDQLATRYRELARGVHPDRFADASEREQRLALEQSASLNEAYQTLKSPPKRARYLLAMGGRELPLEVTVHDPEFLLQQMELREELEDLQDSADLAGVAVFKRRLKTAQDELNESFAACWNDAAQREQAERLMRRMQFLDKLTYEVRQLEERLDD
- a CDS encoding IscS subfamily cysteine desulfurase, whose amino-acid sequence is MKLPIYLDYSATTPVDPRVAQKMSECLLVDGNFGNPASRSHVFGWKAEESVENARRQVADLVNADPREIVWTSGATESDNLAIKGAAHFYSTKGKHLITTKIEHKAVLDTMRQLEREGFEVTYLDPREDGLVTPEMVEAALRDDTILVSIMHVNNEIGTINDIAAIGELTRSKGILFHVDAAQSTGKVEIDLSKLKVDMMSFSAHKTYGPKGIGALYVSRKPRVRIEATMHGGGHERGMRSGTLATHQIVGMGEAFRVAKEDMAAENVRIKALSDRFFKQVEGLEELYVNGSMTARVPHNLNLSFNYVEGESLIMALKDLAVSSGSACTSASLEPSYVLRALGRNDELAHSSIRFTFGRFTTEEEIDYAAQKVCEAVTKLRTLSPLWDMYKDGVDISKIEWAAH
- the fdx gene encoding ISC system 2Fe-2S type ferredoxin is translated as MPQVIFLPHEKFCPEGMVVEAEPGISILELAHEHHIEMESACGGVCACTTCHCIIREGFDSLEEADELEEDFLDRAWGLEAQSRLGCQAIVGTEDLTVEIPKYSLNHAAEAPH
- the iscA gene encoding iron-sulfur cluster assembly protein IscA, translated to MAISMTEAAAQHVRRSLNGRGKGEGIRLGVRTTGCSGLAYVLEFVDEVVAEDQVFESHGEKVIIDPKSLAYLDGTELDFVKEGLNEGFKFNNPNVRGECGCGESFNI
- the rimM gene encoding ribosome maturation factor RimM (Essential for efficient processing of 16S rRNA); its protein translation is MNATPAVADDLIVIGKIYSVHGVRGEVKVYSFTDPTENLLQYKTWTLKREGNVKQVELVSGRGNDKFLVAKLKGLDDREEARLLAGYEICVPRNLFPELTDGEYYWYQLEGLKVIDQLGQLLGKIDHLLETGANDVMVVKPCAGSLDDRERLLPYTEQCVLAVGLAAGEMKVEWDADF
- the iscR gene encoding Fe-S cluster assembly transcriptional regulator IscR — encoded protein: MRLTTKGRYAVTAMLDLALHAQHGPVSLADISERQGISLSYLEQLFAKLRRSNLVSSVRGPGGGYQLSRDMQGIQVAQVIDAVNESVDATKCQGQGDCHQGDTCLTHHLWCDLSLQIHEFLSGISLADLVTRREVQEVAQRQDQRRCNSKAPRLDKIEASAVE
- the hscA gene encoding Fe-S protein assembly chaperone HscA, with product MALLQIAEPGQSPQPHQRRLAVGIDLGTTNSLVAALRSGLSEPLADAQGQVILPSAVRYHADRVEVGESAKLAAASDPLNTVLSVKRLMGRGLSDVKQLGDQLPYRFVDGESHMPFIDTVQGPKSPVEVSADILKVLRQRAEATLGGELVGAVITVPAYFDDAQRQATKDAAKLAGLNVLRLLNEPTAAAVAYGLDQHAEGLVAIYDLGGGTFDISILRLTGGVFEVLATGGDSALGGDDFDHAIAGWIIESAGLSADLDPGTQRNLLQTACAAKEALTHCSSVEVAYGDWKAELTREAFNALIEPMVARSLKACRRAVRDSGVELEDVHAVVMVGGSTRVPRVREAVAHAFGREPLTEIDPDQVVAIGAAIQADTLAGNKRDGGELLLLDVIPLSLGLETMGGLMEKVIPRNTTIPVARAQDFTTYKDGQSAMAIHVLQGERELISDCRSLARFELRGIPAMVAGAAKIRVTFQVDADGLLSVSARELGSGVEASIQVKPSYGLTDGEIAKMLKDSFQHANDDKVARVLREQQVDAQRLIEAVQGALEVDGERLLDAEERMVIELQMQELTELMKGTDGYAIEQQTKRLSQVTDAFAARRLNSTVKAALAGRNLNEIEDN
- the iscU gene encoding Fe-S cluster assembly scaffold IscU, producing MAYSEKVIDHYENPRNVGKMDAEDPDVGTGMVGAPACGDVMRLQIKVNEQGIIEDAKFKTYGCGSAIASSSLATEWMKGKTLDEAETIKNTQLAEELALPPVKIHCSVLAEDAIKAAVRDYKQKKGLI
- the trmJ gene encoding tRNA (cytosine(32)/uridine(32)-2'-O)-methyltransferase TrmJ is translated as MLQNIRVVLVNTSHPGNIGGAARAMKNMGLSRLVLVEPRLFPHHEADARASGAGDILENAQVVATLEDALVGCNLVLGTSARDRRIPWPLLDPRECGVKVVEEAEQGAEIALVFGREDSGLTNEELQRCHYHVHIPSDPEFSSLNLGAAVQVLSYEVRMSWLAAAGQPSKVEKEEVASTKSGELATMDELERFYEHLEQTLVAIEFLDPEKPRHLMARLRRLYGRSSVSRAEMNILRGILTETQKAARGELLKRKD